A window of Parambassis ranga chromosome 10, fParRan2.1, whole genome shotgun sequence contains these coding sequences:
- the LOC114442870 gene encoding uncharacterized protein LOC114442870 encodes MRPRSRLLSKRGLMLPTIREGTEETVRELNEANTLHIAGHSQAVSSEDYLLSICHLAHPTREVFPNSFHTQQQDAVQQRLRPPRLSGPALTTFEFNPKEGVHGTDAQQGEEEEKSGGLMFANSDPLEYLYGHQNNLCGLSGGMREACVKGRQHGIFWEGPARTRAHSIPCASRSDLPRQRKSSIPELHSSSNASVPNISPQLSFSLSETRRILPVDEGAEGERLNPTIKQSLISQWISDCRSVWREARVRACMLPAIAEV; translated from the coding sequence ATGCGACCCCGGTCCAGACTGCTGTCTAAGAGAGGACTCATGCTGCCCACAATCAGAGAAGGCACAGAGGAGACAGTGAGGGAGCTGAATGAAGCCAACACACTTCACATTGCTGGTCACAGCCAGGCTGTTTCATCTGAGGACTACCTGCTCTCCATCTGCCACCTGGCCCACCCCACAAGAGAGGTTTTCCCCAACAGCtttcacacacaacagcaggatGCTGTGCAGCAAAGGCTGAGGCCGCCACGGCTCAGTGGGCCTGCATTAACCACTTTTGAATTTAACCCAAAGGAGGGAGTGCACGGGACTGATGCACagcaaggagaggaggaagaaaagagtgGCGGGCTGATGTTTGCCAACTCTGACCCTCTAGAGTATCTTTATGGGCACCAGAATAACCTCTGTGGCCTCTCAGGAGGCATGAGGGAAGCATGTGTCAAGGGAAGACAACATGGGATTTTTTGGGAGGGCCCGGCTCGTACCAGAGCCCACAGCATCCCCTGTGCATCAAGGTCAGATTTACCACGGCAACGCAAGAGCAGCATCCCTGAActacacagcagcagtaacGCTTCTGTTCCAAATATCTCCCCACAACTAAGCTTTTCCCTGTCAGAGACCAGGAGAATTCTCCCAGTGGACGAAGGAGCAGAGGGGGAGAGACTGAATCCAACAATCAAACAATCTCTCATCTCCCAGTGGATCTCTGACTGCAGGTCTGTATGGAGGGAAGCACGCGTAAGAGCCTGTATGCTTCCTGCCATTGCTGAGGTTTAA
- the kiaa1191 gene encoding putative monooxygenase p33MONOX: MNSRQGDTPALESGTPSGLFGAFSSPIGMTRHNISYDEHMDSPMHSPPPDLSVNILWKDPVIPQHRTRNIAEEGESGGKLLTFEAAAAPAKSTVPVVKAKATSLMSTLMIKQTQENLQRFEHQAGLTDSGYSPHKGLSAEETRFHRLGDGTLPKLRMPSGDFKEERLTTSAQSTPSGTPSVTPSVTPSVTPCVSPHSSPAVSRRSWFQLSPAPFLAAPEYNNPNPSIDMGGNEGGGGDKWSFFGTRSVVQKSPTDPGSETSTGFSLQSYFGLHKSSTMDGTNTQINLKVEDPANFMPPKIEITGTDAKRIPTRPHKLKPRDMNVLTPSGF, from the exons ATGAACTCAAGACAGGGAGACACTCCAG CACTGGAGTCCGGCACACCGTCTGGCCTTTTCGGTGCCTTCTCATCTCCGATTGGAATGACTCGGCATAATATCAGCTATGATGAGCACATGGACTCCCCCATGCATTCACCCCCTCCTGACCTGAGTGTCAACATCTTATGGAAAGACCCTGTCATCCCCCAGCACAGGACCAGAAACATCGCAGAG GAAGGTGAGAGTGGTGGGAAGTTATTGACTtttgaggcagcagcagcaccagccaAGTCAACTGTGCCTGTGGTGAAAGCCAAAGCCACCTCTTTAATGAGCACGCTAATGATCA AACAAACCCAAGAGAACCTGCAAAGGTTTGAGCACCAGGCTGGACTGACAGATTCTGGGTACTCTCCCCACAAGGGCCTCTCTGCTGAGGAGACGCGCTTTCACCGGCTTGGTGACGGCACGCTGCCA AAGTTGAGAATGCCAAGCGGGGACTTCAAGGAGGAGAGGCTTACAACATCAGCACAATCCACACCAAGTGGCACCCCTTCTGTAACCCCCTCTGTTACCCCCAGTGTCACCCCCTGCGTTAGTCCACACTCATCACCAGCTGTCAGTCGCAG GAGCTGGTTCCAGCTTAGCCCTGCACCTTTCCTAGCTGCCCCAGAGTACAACAACCCCAACCCCAGCATAGACATGGGAGGAaatgagggtggaggaggagacaagTGGAGCTTCTTTGGAACTCGGTCTGTGGTACAGAAGTCCCCTACTGACCCAGGGTCTGAAACCAGCACAG GCTTCTCACTGCAGTCCTACTTTGGCTTGCACAAGTCTTCTACCATGGATGGCACCAATACCCAAATCAACCTCAAGGTGGAGGACCCTGCAAACTTCATGCCCCCCAAGATTGAGATCACTGGCACCGACGCTAAGCGCATCCCAACTCGGCCACATAAACTGAAACCTCGGGACATGAATGTTCTAACACCTTCGGGTTTCTGA
- the LOC114442787 gene encoding growth-regulated protein homolog gamma-like produces MSSFTKMFLLLAAVVCVSQAQYSKSSQCLCKHVRNAITSKSQVKDIQIYQATVFCNQVEIVVTMNNGYRYCLNPKLSAVKRLLSNVMNKQKPTTGRSLTPTPSGSTTPFTTVNE; encoded by the exons ATGTCCAGCTTCACTAAGATGTTTCTGCTCCTGGCTGCTGTGGTCTGCGTCTCTCAAGCCCAAT ACAGTAAATCCAGTCAGTGCCTGTGTAAGCATGTCAGGAATGCCATCACCTCAAAGTCTCAAGTGAAAGATATTCAGATCTACCAAGCGACCGTCTTCTGTAATCAGGTTGAAATTGT TGTCACCATGAACAACGGGTATCGTTATTGCTTGAATCCCAAACTGAGTGCAGTGAAAAGACTTCTCAGTAACGTCAT gaaTAAGCAGAAACCCACAACCGGACGTTCTCTGACCCCCACCCCCAGCGGCAGCACAACACCATTCACCACTGTGAATGAATAA